CatacaataacaattattcCACGCGTTTaacggagaaagagaaagagatagagttaaagatagagagagagatagagatagaaatagagatagagatagaaatagagatagagatagagatagagataaagatagagagagagagagagagaaagaaagaaacacaAAGCGACATTGCTGCTTTCGCGAAATCATTATTTACGTACGTAATGCGTTTTACAGCAGAATGTCGCTTTAATCCTCTTTGCTTTAATCATTGCATCTACGAAGAGTGGCGTACGAACTACATCGCGCTTCGCATAAAAGCTCCGCTTTGAGGTTCGATAAAGTGACCAGCCGATATCTTATTTCTCCGCAAAAACCCGACGATTTCCGCGACGTATGCGCCACGCCAAGCGTTCGTGAGAGCGAATTTTCCTATTCCAATTTGTGCCGTGTCCGTGAGCCTGTTCGATATTCATCCTTTGGTTACCGATTTGCGGCCTTTTATCAGATATGTTACTCGCTTATATCGCATGTTTCTCAACTAtccacgagagagagagagagagagagccgctCGCGAAAGATAGAGCACGCTTTCAGACCGTGGAGAGCGAAGAGACACTCTCGGCAGATCGATATCCGGTAAAATCATTCTCGCCGCGCAAAAGGAACGAAGAGCGTTAGAGAACGAGGAGGTTCTCGCAGCTCTTGGTCCGCTTCTTAAAGACGAGCAAATGCTTCAGAATTCGCCTGCGGTGCTTGCTACGACGGCGGCTCGTGGCCTGGCTGCGCTGCGGATTCAGCTTGATCTGCGCCAGAATGCCGACCAGGAGTTCGTCCACGTGATGGGCCAGCCCCGACGACGTCTCGATGAATTTGCAGCCGAAGTTGTTCGCCAAACGGCGACCGACTGTCGAAACGAAAGACTCGAGTGGGCATGCAATCCAAGTTTTCACATATTCTTCCGTTCTACGCTTGTTGTCTTTTctcgtttttaattaaaccgaAGTACTACTTTTgctgtctttttattttacgtaaaaaaaaaaaggtttagttcagttagaaaaaattatataagtctgaaattaatttatctgtGGTGATTTCGCGACCCGCATCATTCTCGCTGTTTTGTCTAAATAATTCGACAGATATTGCGACCACGTTGGCGGATTCACACAAAATTCAAGTACTCACCGACCGACAGAACCTCCCGTCTTCTTTCGAGGTCCACTTTATTACCGACGAGGATGACGCCGTGAGTAGCCATGTAATCGCTTTTCCACAAATAGAGCAAAGTCTCCTCGGCCACTTTTAAGCTGCTTCTGTCTACCACCGAGTAGACCACGACGTACACGTCCGGATTGTAGGTTGAACAGAAGGTCTCGAcctcaaaaaaaatatagaaaaatccACGGTACACGTCGACACTTCCGCAAACAGCAAACAGTTcggtaagtaatttatttctcgCCGAGCAGTAAATTTCGTTGCAAATCAAATAATGACACCAcgaaattttgcgatattgcaataaattgtcGAACACCATGTATACGAATCGCAATATTTCATACGccatatattaaattgcaatgtaaaagaataatttattttccgttTACGCACATTTTGTTCATTCACGGGTCATACACCATTTATCATCGCGCGCGAGGACGTTTTTTTTCACACGGTTCACGCTGTTATATATTGCTCAAAAAAATTGTGGCATGGAAAAATTGTGGGCAAACATTGGCCAACTTTGACTGACAAGATAACTCCGCGAAAAatcgtataattttgtttttaaattaaagcctgaaatctctactttaagataCTATGTTTCGAGTTTAATGTACCCCATTATAACCCCTTAAATCTAAGGACATGTTTGtcatattgaaaattgcaaagtttGACGGAATGCACGGACTTGCTACAATTCTTTTTGGGGATGCCGTTTGCAGTGGCATAAAGCTCGAACCttcccttttaattaaaaaaaaagcaagtttctgcgcttttttttcgcaaagttACAGCACTTTAAAGTAACCCaaactttgcaatttttaatatgacaAACATGTCCTCAGATTTAAAAGGTTACAGTAGTAAGAGCATTAAACTTAAAATCGAGCCACAGTATCTTAAAGTAGAGACTTCaggctttaattaaaaaaaaaaaattatgatccTACAATGATTTTTCGCGGAGCTATCGTCGTTTCCATgccacaatttttttgaacaatGTATTTCTTGTATCTACGTAGAGAAGTCGCTTTCCGATTCATCTTGATATAAGTCGTAAATCCGAACAAATAATTCACTTGTCTCGTCACTTCCGCGTTATTGATCCTCCGAGTCTATTCATCTTCCTTAACGGATAAAGAACATGTACGTTTCTTTTACAAGCGCGTTATATGACGTATATTATATCGCTGTACATCTCCTATGTAGCGCCAGCACTTAATCGACAATAAAACTCGATAAAGATAGTATCGTGTTATAACTCTATTTACGAGTCGTTACGTTAAAGCATCCGATAAATTTCTCTCGGTATCCGGCGTTACTAATTCAATGCAATATATCACGCAATTGGCACGGTTCTTCGGCACATGAGTGGAAAACGTCGCATTTTACTCACCGACATCTCCGCGGCGGGATGATCAATAATTTCCAGTTCCGTTTCCTGGCCGTCGAGCATCACGGAGACGCTCTTCTGCCCATATTCTTCGTCTGAAAATCGATCGGAGCTTCGTGGCACGTCCAATTATCAATCAAAATCCCGCGACACGCGGCACGCGACAACGCGTAAACACGTGCAATTAGCCGGCGGAGTGATTAATGCGTCGCGCCGAAGAAGGCAACAGTTAGCGACCAAAAGAAACAATGACGCCTCTTTACGGGGCGATCATATTTCATCCTCTTGTACAAGTTAGACTTAATCCGCCATTAATTTTCCAGGAAGGAAACAGATATTTATCCGAAAGGACAAATTTAGTTGCGCCTGAAACCGGCGATAAAATTCAAGCAGGGCGCCGTCATTAATCGTTCTTTCCCCGAGGAAGCATTATGACGCAGACAGTGGTGGTATCGTCTCGCGGCGCACCGTCCGAAAGATACATTACCCCATTCGTACACGAAATATCGATAAAGCTCTCGGTGGAATGCCTCGGAAAATCGATACAAGGTGGGGTCAGCTTTGAAAGCTCGCACGGGTCGCCCGCTCGACCGGTACTCGCTACGGGTTCATAAGCGTGTGCagtttcaataaaatcaaCGTTGAAAGCCAAGAGAGTCGACCTCACTATAGCGGAAACACGATGGAAAATATGGTACGCGTAATACTCCCGGAGGACAAAGAAGAAGTGGCGAAGGCGGAGGAGCGGCATTTTCTTTTTGGGTCACGATATCGCTGCTTTCGCTCAAGAATTGTACACTCGTACGCTATCAAGCGGACCGTAGCTTATGACGTCCCGTCGCCGCGACGTTTATCCAAAAGATTTGACTGAAAAcccgctctttctctctttcttgttTGCCGCGCGCGGAGCGCAAAAGGAATTTCGTATTCCCCGCTTGAGCATAGCGAGAGGGATAAGAGCTTACCGTCGTATCGAGCTTATCGAAACGAGTTCCGAGCTGCGCAAGGAGCATACATCGCAAGAATCGAGGGAGATTTTCATTTTGCGAACAGCTTATCGAACGGATGAGCGAATTTTCTCCGCCGCGGGGAGAAACAAAAGCTTAGCGCCGATGTATCGCAGACAATGCATTACAAGCGAAATTGGTTCCAAACGAGCTGCTCGCGCAAATTAATTGGCCGAACTTTGCATTCGCCGTTATTGTTGCGACGGGAGCGATCACGCACTGCGCGTTGCGACACTTCCTCCCTTGGCGCGGTTGCATTCTCCAAATTCATCGAATCGCGCGTCGCGCCGATTGTCAATCCCGATCGGTTATTTTGCATACGAGAGAGCGGGAGTATCTCGTGAAGAAATATCTCGCCGCACGGCGGGGAAATGTGGAGCCGGAGACGCGCGCGGAAGCGGCAAATAGAAAAGGTTAATGAGATGTAAGATGCCATCAGCGtacaaaattaactttaacGAAGCGGTGCTGCGAAACAAAAGGTATTAGcgctgtaataattttaataccaacggcagaataattaaaagatgtaaTCAAAGCACTTTAAGGGAAATACGCTTTGCGCAAATATACACCAAATCATCCCCAATcgatgcaaattattattgattcgCAACAAATGCAAAGGTCCtccatcaatattatattatcaataggTCAATGGGTTTCctataattaaatgcaaaacaaCTGCGTACGATGCGCGTATCTGATGCATAGCTGTTCGCGAGCAGCAGTGCGAACCTTCTAGAAGCATCAAGGCCTTGTCGAAGGACATAGTCAGCCGGTAATTGTTGATGCCGATGATCAAAACATTGGCCTACGTGACAAACAGCATTGTTTGTACAGCAACGACGTTCGCACTGCTGGTCGCTCCTGATAGGCCTAATTAAATCGCGAGATCTATTGACAATTGTCATTCGTGGATCCATCTCCTTTTCGTTAGAAAAGGACCAACGTTCCGGTGCGCGCTCCGAACGAGAGACCAGTCAGTCGAATGCGGGAAACGTGCGAGCGAGTATTAAGTCGGTTCTCTAAAAGTTAATAAGGAGGTGTGGGAGTCAGAACGGAGTCCGCGCGATTACGGGTCTTCGCGATCCGCGTAAAATGTACGTGGTAATTAAGTGACTTTGCTCATTAAAGATCTTCACGTCAATTGTCGTTCAGTCTGATTTTACCGGCACCTATCAGTCACAAGCTGATTAGTGTTCCGAGCCGTCGGTGTGATAACGAAACAAGATTCGCTCCCCGAGCTATCGGAGGCGTACTCGTGAACATTAGTTTTGAAATGTAAGATGCGATCAGCGtacaaaattaactttaacGAAGCGGTGCTGCGAAACGAAAGGTATTAGcgctgtaataattttaataccaacggcagaataattaaaagatgtaaTCAAAGCACTTTAAGGGAAATACGCTTTGCGCAAATATACACCAAATCATCCCCAATcgatgcaaattattattgattcgCAACAAATGAAAAGGTCCtccatcaatattatattatcaataggTCAATGGGTTTCctataattaaatgcaaaacaGCTGCGTACGATGCGCgaatgaaattaatgaatgaaATTAATCTTTCCGGTTACCGAATCAAATTGGATATGTCTGATGAAGGTCGTATACAGGCCGATCGGCGGAAATGTGCTCTTACCGAGGGAGGCGTCGTAAGCGCAGATGTAGTCGCTCGTGGTGAATTGCGCCGTGAGAGCGGTTTTCCCGACTTCCGATGCGCCCAGCATGCCCACTTTGTAACTAGCCACGCTGCCGGCGTCCTCCTCCGCCTCTATGCCGGAGAGCTGCGAGGCCGAGCTGGGGAAACGAGAAAAGGGAATGAAAATCCGAAGCGTGTGCGAAGCGCGTTGCGCGATATACGCAAAATTGCGAATGAATCACGCTCCGCGGGGCATCGCAATTTATTCATTCATACGCTAATTACGCAATTATGATTTGGTCGCGACACTCGTCGCTATTGTAAGAGATACGCGCGATACGCACGGCGACGAGTACAATCCTTTGTTAGGGTAATAGCGACGACAATTTTAGTCGGGAAATACGCTGtttattcaagaaatatatatatatacacaattccgacaatttttattaagctCACTGAGATTATTGTCGCTATTATGCGCGATGCCATTCACTTTTTTTACGATTCCGTGTCTCTCCGACTGCGAAAATGCTGTGAAAAATATGGAACGACCACGtgttatatttgcaaaaattcaaattaatatacttaaaagACTATTAATAATGTTCCCTCGTTATTATCAGCGTCATTAGAATATTCATTTCTATGTGTTATACTTTGTATGTAAAATCATATAAGCGCCCGTTtctatttctgaaataaaaagcaCAAAGAGAGCGAGTAAAACAGAAAGCgcgattaaaagaaataaagacctataaaatgaaaatctGCACTTTTTAGAAGCAAGATAAAAAGTTACGGAACGCGATATGCCGCAAAGCACGTTGTAATGAATACCGAAGACATCATCTTTCTAAACTGCGtctgtcttctttttttcggaaaaaaatcTATTCGACAAAAAATTTGCGAGACTGTATTTCGCATCTCGCGCGATCCAAGTTATTCGCGGTTAGACCATACGTCGGTGACGGCACAATGCACGTTTCGTCTTCAGTCTATCTCGTTCAATTCCACGGATTTCCACGGCGAGGAAGCACTCTCTAAGATTATACGACGCGCCGCGTCGTTTCGCCCACGCGTTCGATCGTTCGTCGCCGCTTTTTGTTGCAGCACGTTTGCCCGGGATGATCTTTTGGGATTCGACGACGTTGAAAATCGTCGTGCCGGGGGAAAATGCGCGCGGGGCAACGACGAGACGGATAGCGCCGTTTTTAATCCCTTTAAAAAGAACAGCCGGAAAGATGACTTTCTTTACGGCGATGGTCCGTCGAGCCTGTCGCAGCGCGACCGGATGTAGTTTACGCGGCGTGTAATTACCTGACGGGCAATTAAGACGCCCTTAAGTGGTCGGCGTAGTCGCGATTATCCGAAGTTTGCACTCGCATGGAGAAGTCGACAGGAGTAATTGAGCGCGCTGTTAACCGAGAGCATGCGAAGACCAAGTGGAAGACGATCCGCCGAATATCCAGCACTGCTGCAGGTTACATTACGCGATGAAGCGTAAATAGCCGTGCGGGAAGATTCGAGATATCTCCGTGAGTCTCCGAGACAGCTCCTCAAACGGAAGTTACTGGCGATAAATTTAGATTCGGCATGTCAACTTTCGTGTCAAAGGCAAGCCGTTCTCGCAGGCAATTTCTAATTTGTACAATCAACTGTCTGTTAAATCAGATTTCCCCTCGCAAGTGCGACGAGCGCGCGATAATAATATTCCTTGTAATTTCGTTTCGcgcaaattttgttttgaaattccttatgaaaaagaaatctcgcctctttttctctcgattTTCGAGAAATGAACTAATGAAATAAACTgagaattattcatattatgcATCTCGGAGGAATCTATGTTTTACTGTAAAGCTATGCGAGAGGAAATATTCCAcgcatttttctttgttttccgAACTGGCGACGTTGTTGCGACGAAGTTGtcgaagaagaaaataaacagCCGGTATCCGGGATGGAGATGAAAAATGCGGAGGTGGATACACGCGCGTCTGCACGTGTCCACGTGGAAGATTATTTCCTAACgcgtctctctttttctctctctctctctctctctctctctcctcgttcatatgtaaattatacttttacgCGCTACATTTATATGCGGTAGCCATAGAAACGAAGGTATCCAATTACAATGTTCAGCCGTTGTTTAGTTTTAGCCGCGATACCGCTGTAAcccttattattattattattcgaacAATATTCATACAAAAgagaatataattatctcCGTTCAGGCTCGCGTTCCCTTTAGCTAGCCGCATTAAATTGCACGGACCGAGAGAGTCTAGTCATTAGTACAATAATTTGGAATTACGGATACTTCCGCGCATAGTTGTGCGAACGCGCTGTTTATTTATCACACAACTTTCCGAGTAACGGAAACAATAATTCATCGGAAGTTCAATATTCTcggaataatttcaaaataattttcagggGTGTTGAAATGCGGTCGCGGCGGATCACGTATTTCCCCGCCCCGTACGATACTATACTGTCATATTATTCTCACCTAAGCAGCCTGACGTCCCGGGTGCTGCTGCAACTGGTGGAGGAAGTGACACTGTTAATGCTCCTACTGCGACGCGTCTTCAATAAATCGCCCAAGTTGAAGACCCCGTTCGCCGTGATGGAGAAGGATCGAAGCCTGTAATATTCCACGCCGTCTTCAGTTTCACCCTCTTCGCCACCCGTTGCGCCGCTGCGTTTTGTATCGCCCAACATTGGCTGCAACAAGCAATAATTACGATCAATTACGGCCGCTtgcgcaaatatttattttatacttgatTACTttggagagagagaacgaaatTTGATTTGAAAGATTAAATTAGTGAAAAAGTATCTATtgaacaataacaataaataagttaaacaAGTATCTGcgcatcatttttttttcgtcgcaACATTTAATCTTAGATTTTTTCTGTTCGGCGCATGCAATCGACAAATTGCGCTTTGCACTGCGGTAATTTGATGCGATTTGTCGACGCGCTCATTGATGAAATTACAAACTGCACGACGTAAATTGATGTATGAAGTCTAACGCGCTTCACTGAATAGTGCGTACCATCGATATGTATCGATCATTTCATGTCGTCTTTCATCACTGCAAAATGAAGCGGAAAGAGACGGAAGAGAGGTGCGCAACGAACTCTTGAGCGCATATTAGGGTCACCGCGAATCCTAACGCATTCACTGATCGATGCAAACGCGTTCGCTGACGTATTCACAACGCATTGTCCCGACTCAGCTCGCAAGAGTTTCAACGAATTTGTGAACGAATGTCGATTTGCGTTTCATCGATACTTTCGTATCATGCCTCACTTCCTTCCTTTATCAAGTTCATTCCGCTTCTCAGATTGcaataaagcataaaataaatattgaccaCGTCACTCTATAAAAATAGTACGATTAATCTTCTGTTGTTGAAATCTGTTCTGCTCACGCTGAGAAGACTTAAAGCCAACCAATGTTTACGTCATGTCGAAGAACAGTTGCATACGTCGCCAATACAAATTACATCGACGCACCAATTTGCTGAGTTGTGAATTATTTAACGGGACGAGAACGTAGGACAATTATTGTAATCATCCACACAATTTTGAGGCAAAGGGAATATTCGAAGACCTAATTAACCCTGGAATTAGTCGGTTCAATTTAGACGGAATGTtgaattgcattaattaattaaatgtttttagatGATAGCGATCATATAAAGTTACAAACAAATTTGACGATAAACCGAGAAAATAGCGTATTTTATAACCGCGTCTACATAAATTAGCAACAATTAATTCGGACGTATTTGAATGTTtggataattaaaatgtttggattaaattaatattttagtcaaTATTAcagtttaatattgaaaaaagagAGCAAAAGAGAACTTTCACGATAACATATGTACGTAATAACGTATACGGTATTCTATGAATATAGAAAAAGGTCTACTATTGTAGTACAAGGAGCAATTTATCTCAACGCAATTTACTCTCCCTCAATCCATGATGGAAGTACCAAATTTTGCTGAGCTCGGAAAAAACGCTAGGGACATCTTTACAACCGGCTACCATCAAGGCAAGGGTTTTATCAAGTTCAATGTCAAGACGAAATCCAAGAGATTTCACATGATGAGTGAcacaattttgaattttgagaCGTCGAAGGTAATTTTACGTTGTACAACGTGTcacgataattatttttacacaatttttttttcaaaaattcgatagaaaaataaatttaggcAAATCCAAATTTCATTCGCATTACGTGAGTGATATCGTTCAAGCGTATTTacttattgtttatttatttatgaaaaaagcaAACAAGCGGCGCGGATTGCTACTTatcttgcaaaaaattttgtgaGGAAATATAGCTGAATTGACTATTTCAAACGgcaatatttacttttaattacacaTCGGATTATGTAGCCGATATGTGCGTCTCGCTGAACTCGAACACGTGGCGATTGCTCTCTTAAAAGGGGAAAAATCCGCGGAAATACGTACAGATTTTTATCCAAAtatgatgtatatatttatacgttgcgcagtataaattatatttatatatcaatattttaatatacaaatatgaactattattttataaataagtttaatgAACAACGCTTAATTGTCTTTTTACAAGCGTTTCTCACACCGATTGAAacggaaatattatatactatattatgcTAGAACAATAGCAATAACCAAACAATCTAAGAAACAAGCATTGTGAAATTGAATGATTTATTCACAATAACACaatttggataattttattcacaatAAACTGATGATAGTTAAGCGGTTTAATGGAAACCAAATACAAGGCAGACGCAGGAGCTCTATTGTTGAAATGGACGACCGCGGGCGTGCTTCTTCTGGGATACGAGTTTAATGGACTGCTAATGAAGGGCGTTGATTTGCTCTCCGAGTGCGCTTACAATCCGGAAACGACTGCGAAAAGCGTGAAGGTCGGCTCGAGATTCGCCAGCGAGAGGCTCAACGCGCACTGCGAGATCTGTTGGTTATGTCAATTTCATTAGacttaagtaattttatattaatcggACGCGGTGGAATTAAAATGTTCCCTCCTGTCTGATAGAAGCGCCATTATCACATTTCTCGGCaagatttcaatttcaatcGTTCTGCCGCGGACAATGCTCGTAGGTTTCCCAGGCTTCTCTGTGAAGCGAGCGGTAAAATTCGCGGGGCAAAAATTCATCCTCTATTTATAAGTTGTGCAAAGTAACGGCTTCAGTTAGGCTCGCTACCTGCGCGACGGATGAAAGGGCTTTACATTGTGttcatatttttgtctaagggataaaaaaagattaattatactGTAACCCAAACCTTCCACCGACCTCGTCGAGAAAAAGTCAATTAAAGCCGCAcgtttttgaaaagaaaatctcttcagctcatataattaatatactacAATATTGCGAAGCGTATTCAACAATGTTACATGCAAAACACTCAGCGGGAATCTTCTTTCACTTTAAAGCGAACTAATTTCCAAAACTGCGAAATGTGAGTGGCATATTCTTTTtccagaataaaatatttcgtctgcaaattaatatatcgggtacaaaaaaattaccgGAGCGTCGAGATACCTTTTCTTcgtctttaattaattacctcGGCAGAAATAGTAGACACACTTGTACGATTTTCCTCCATTTTCTCTCTCCGGCGATAAATATAGAAGCTTAGTATAAAGATCGAACACGTGAAAGCGACTCGCTCGCTCATCTTCGATTACTTAGTTCGacttttccttctctctctctccctccccccctctctctctctctctctctttctccccggCAAAATTCGTTTCCACAATCGTGCATGTTGCAATCGAGggaaactttaataaataatttcaccCACATACGCGTGCGGGGAAACTCCTTTCTAACTAATATCAGGtgaattttgcagaaataacaTCGCGGCATTTCAAATGTTTACTAACAAGCCACGGACTTTCCGGGCAAACACGGGATTTCGACGATGACTACTGATACGCAGCGCATTCGGTAGTTTCGACAGCGATGACGGGATTGTATTTTGCCGATACGACAAGTTGAGAAAAGCCGCGCGCTCAAATTCCCGAgagataaaatacattttgcaacACCCGACTCGCGCAAAGCGAGGTGGATGACGTCCATTTAAATTCCAatagggggaaaaaaaaagagtagaTTCCGTGGGAAATATCGTTTTGCGCGACGCGCCCGCGTGGGAATCGCGTCGCTCCGCGCGCGAAAATAATCCAATCGTGTCACATGTCACATCGTGCAAATTACCGAATTTCCCATTTTTTGCGCAGCGAACGATCTCAACTCAGGCACCAGCCTGCTCGGCTCGGTGGTGGTGAAGTGCAGGGATCTCTTCTTGGGCTATCAAGCCGGTTACGACACCGCCTTGAAGAAAATGACGACGAACGACGTGGGTCTCGTTTACGGGTGCACCGACGTCGATTTTCACTTTCGATGCGCCTGCATACCGCACGAGTACGGGCTCTCCGTATCGTacaaaggtaaaaaaaaaaaaaaaaatttctttctccttAATATCCGCGATATTTGATTCTTATAGCCTTTTTAttctactaatttttttttgtcgctgCAGAACTATAGATAAAAGAAGGATTCGTAATTATTTGTGCGCGCCGGGAAATTAGCAATGCTGAAGTAATAGCTTGAGCGAGATAACATTTCCGTGACAATTTCTGTTTGCTCCGTAATATCCTCTTTTATTCCTCGCTTCTTACTTTGCGTCGCGAAGTCCCGTCGTCGACGAACGGAACTGCTAAAGTACGCGCCGCCTCTCGCGCGTTAAGTAATGAGGTTTAAACGTGCCTCATTCAAGCGAATGTAATGAGATCCTGTCGCTTTGCGTCCAGATAGGCGGAATATGAACGCATAATACAAATCGTTTACACATATTATATACGGCGCACGTCACGGCGACGTTATCAATTTCCTCAACGGAGTAGAGGTGATAATTAGCTGCGTTAGCATGCAAAGGGCTTCTGACAGCGCCGCGTGATAGTGACACATAGCAAAGCCTGATTGTAAGCCGACACTATTAAATTCGCGCGAGAATTGCGCGACGAGAACTATGCACATCAATATCCTTGCTccaaattatttgtttaaagtgCCGCTGTCAAGCGGCTATCGTTAAAATCGCACATCGACAATGTAATACGTCTCAACttgaaaagtataattatttttttcaaatcgacCATTGAAAATCTCGGGGCTGTTTCGTTCTGTCAATCTTGATTCCTTGTTTGTTCAGTGAAGCCTGACTTGGATGTCGCGGCAAACGGCATATACGCGACACAAGGCGACGTGCAAAAGTGGACCGTCGGTGCCGCGGCGAAGTGCAAAATTGCCGAAAAGTCAATTCTGCGATTCAAGTTCAATACCGATCTCCAATTAGCCACGAGTCTCATGCAGAGGCTGTACGACGGGGTCACGTTAATTCTTTCATTCAACATCGACTGCGCGAACATCACCAGGGGTGATCACCAGGTCGGATTAGCGCTCAATGTCGAGGCTTGAAGCTAAAATTTCCGACAAATTCCGCGCGATGAGTTTTGTCCCGTCTGCGTATTGTGCTATGCAAATATCGTGCGTTTGTCGTTGAAATTTAACACTCGTCGATCTCGACCGGAaaactcgaaaaaaaaaagtagtaactattgtatttc
This window of the Linepithema humile isolate Giens D197 chromosome 1, Lhum_UNIL_v1.0, whole genome shotgun sequence genome carries:
- the LOC105677994 gene encoding uncharacterized protein, which codes for MATSTVTDHYKTIERTSPDISEQVPLNVCAFSNFPDKFQDFFAELTEDGDDLPSMLEDKLIPKKLDSTSVDAKGRRWNKKTFQRRSSEVEVRSHHASGSQGQSSVDKPKSPIPSRRRSCSIAVARPTPDLHRFLQAEAGPWGHLSPSPRSPTRTPVISPGAASSSSHLSAGANSSGPSPTSPCGVRGPGPKQYRNRTSSMPVVPRHKPMLGDTKRSGATGGEEGETEDGVEYYRLRSFSITANGVFNLGDLLKTRRSRSINSVTSSTSCSSTRDVRLLSSASQLSGIEAEEDAGSVASYKVGMLGASEVGKTALTAQFTTSDYICAYDASLDEEYGQKSVSVMLDGQETELEIIDHPAAEMSVETFCSTYNPDVYVVVYSVVDRSSLKVAEETLLYLWKSDYMATHGVILVGNKVDLERRREVLSVVGRRLANNFGCKFIETSSGLAHHVDELLVGILAQIKLNPQRSQATSRRRSKHRRRILKHLLVFKKRTKSCENLLVL
- the LOC105677995 gene encoding voltage-dependent anion-selective channel protein 2-like isoform X1 — encoded protein: MMEVPNFAELGKNARDIFTTGYHQGKGFIKFNVKTKSKRFHMMSDTILNFETSKLSGLMETKYKADAGALLLKWTTAGVLLLGYEFNGLLMKGVDLLSECAYNPETTAKSVKVGSRFASERLNAHCEISNDLNSGTSLLGSVVVKCRDLFLGYQAGYDTALKKMTTNDVGLVYGCTDVDFHFRCACIPHEYGLSVSYKVKPDLDVAANGIYATQGDVQKWTVGAAAKCKIAEKSILRFKFNTDLQLATSLMQRLYDGVTLILSFNIDCANITRGDHQVGLALNVEA
- the LOC105677995 gene encoding voltage-dependent anion-selective channel protein 2-like isoform X2 encodes the protein MMEVPNFAELGKNARDIFTTGYHQGKGFIKFNVKTKSKRFHMMSDTILNFETSKADAGALLLKWTTAGVLLLGYEFNGLLMKGVDLLSECAYNPETTAKSVKVGSRFASERLNAHCEISNDLNSGTSLLGSVVVKCRDLFLGYQAGYDTALKKMTTNDVGLVYGCTDVDFHFRCACIPHEYGLSVSYKVKPDLDVAANGIYATQGDVQKWTVGAAAKCKIAEKSILRFKFNTDLQLATSLMQRLYDGVTLILSFNIDCANITRGDHQVGLALNVEA
- the LOC105677995 gene encoding voltage-dependent anion-selective channel-like isoform X3 — translated: MMEVPNFAELGKNARDIFTTGYHQGKGFIKFNVKTKSKRFHMMSDTILNFETSKLSGLMETKYKADAGALLLKWTTAGVLLLGYEFNGLLMKGVDLLSECAYNPETTAKSVKVGSRFASERLNAHCEICCERSQLRHQPARLGGGEVQGSLLGLSSRLRHRLEENDDERRGSRLRVHRRRFSLSMRLHTARVRALRIVQSLTWMSRQTAYTRHKATCKSGPSVPRRSAKLPKSQFCDSSSIPISN